The Syntrophorhabdus sp. genome contains the following window.
AGAGGCGATACGGAAGACGGTCCTCAAGCGGTCCGACCTGCTCGAGGGGTTTCAGGCGAGCGACGAGGACAAGAGGTTCATGAGAGAGATCATGGAGGAGTTCCCTGAATAACGTGAGCATCGGGGTGATTCATTATCCCGTTTATGACAAGCGGGGAGACGTTGTGGCAACGAGCCTCACGAACCTCGAAATACATGATATGGCGAGAACTTGCATGACTTTTGGTATAGACTTGTGCTATATTGTGTCACCTCTCGCCAAACAGCGGGAGATAGCGGAAAGACTGGTCCATCACTGGATACACGGATATGGGGCAACGTACAACCCCGCGCGGGGAGAGGCCCTGAGAAAGGTGAGGATCAGGCCGGACATCGATTCGATGATCGGGGATTTCGGGGGAGGCCCAAGACCCCTCATCGTCGGTACGTCCTCTCGCAAAAGAGAGGGGAAAACGATGTCCTCCGATGAGCT
Protein-coding sequences here:
- a CDS encoding RNA methyltransferase, with the translated sequence MNNVSIGVIHYPVYDKRGDVVATSLTNLEIHDMARTCMTFGIDLCYIVSPLAKQREIAERLVHHWIHGYGATYNPARGEALRKVRIRPDIDSMIGDFGGGPRPLIVGTSSRKREGKTMSSDELRDLVMTERHQPALVLFGTGWGLTEEVVDLCDRMLEPISGAGDYNHLSLRVALGIILDRIFSERGGHHE